A genomic segment from Actinomadura hallensis encodes:
- the rsmA gene encoding 16S rRNA (adenine(1518)-N(6)/adenine(1519)-N(6))-dimethyltransferase RsmA, with protein MGETSRLLGPSDVRELAARLGVRPTKTLGQNFVIDANTVRRIVRAARLSPDDVVVEVGPGLGSLTLALLPEVRRVVAVEVDAVLAGALPATVADRAPGLADRLEVVHADAMKITDVPGPPPTALVANLPYNVAVPVVLHLLAALPSLRSALVMVQAEVADRMVAPPGDKVYGVPSVKLAWFGEARRAGPVGRAVFWPAPNVDSGLVAFTRREPPPTTATREEVFAVIDAAFAQRRKTLRAALAGWAGSAAAAEAALRAAGVDPRSRGEALDVAAFARIAEYGPSGRGVEPEGP; from the coding sequence GTGGGGGAGACATCGCGCCTGCTCGGGCCGTCCGACGTCCGGGAGCTGGCGGCACGGCTCGGCGTCCGGCCGACCAAGACGCTCGGGCAGAACTTCGTCATCGACGCCAACACCGTCCGGCGGATCGTGCGGGCCGCCCGCCTGTCCCCGGACGACGTCGTCGTCGAGGTCGGCCCCGGGCTGGGCTCGCTGACGCTGGCGCTGCTGCCGGAGGTCCGCCGCGTCGTCGCGGTCGAGGTCGACGCGGTCCTGGCCGGGGCGCTGCCCGCCACGGTCGCGGACCGCGCCCCGGGCCTGGCGGACCGGCTGGAGGTCGTGCACGCCGACGCGATGAAGATCACGGACGTGCCGGGGCCGCCGCCCACGGCGCTCGTCGCGAACCTCCCGTACAACGTGGCGGTGCCGGTCGTCCTGCATCTGCTGGCCGCGCTGCCGTCGCTGCGGTCCGCGCTGGTCATGGTGCAGGCGGAGGTCGCCGACCGCATGGTCGCGCCGCCCGGGGACAAGGTCTACGGGGTGCCGTCGGTCAAGCTCGCCTGGTTCGGGGAGGCGCGCCGCGCCGGGCCCGTCGGGCGGGCGGTGTTCTGGCCCGCGCCGAACGTGGACTCGGGGCTCGTCGCGTTCACCCGCCGTGAGCCGCCGCCGACCACGGCGACCCGCGAGGAGGTGTTCGCGGTGATCGACGCGGCGTTCGCGCAGCGGCGCAAGACGCTGCGCGCGGCGCTCGCGGGCTGGGCCGGCTCGGCCGCGGCGGCCGAGGCGGCGCTGCGCGCCGCGGGCGTCGATCCCCGGTCGCGGGGCGAAGCACTGGACGTGGCCGCCTTCGCCCGCATTGCCGAGTATGGTCCTTCAGGCCGGGGAGTTGAGCCCGAGGGCCCGTAG
- a CDS encoding glycoside hydrolase family 26 protein, whose product MGTALLATAAMIATVAAACGDGAGAAPAITTTARAGVAPVPPKEGAYFGAWVPPDGKKGDGKDGDGDAASPSASPSGKPGMEPVTRFERELGRRLDIVQSYRGWKADFPAALEKSTADGDRYLLLTWAGADTRKIVQGEYDELIRRRARAVKQLGQPIFLRWSRDMDASSAKKRVHSPKDFVAAWKHLRTVFEREQVQNVAWVWCPTARGFGGADAGAYYPGDDHVDWICADAHPGADVDYRDLSESLKPFLQWARERPKPIMIAEFGVPASYGERRAEWLREASKTLQDPQVKAVVYFDSDERAKNARDKRRAFAVTGDKHALSALRELATTPYFNPRNLPVTSGG is encoded by the coding sequence GTGGGGACGGCGCTGCTCGCCACCGCGGCGATGATCGCCACGGTGGCGGCGGCCTGCGGTGACGGCGCGGGCGCGGCACCGGCGATCACGACGACGGCGCGGGCGGGCGTGGCGCCGGTCCCGCCGAAGGAGGGCGCCTACTTCGGGGCCTGGGTGCCGCCGGACGGGAAGAAGGGCGACGGCAAGGACGGGGACGGGGACGCCGCCTCTCCCTCCGCCTCGCCGTCCGGCAAGCCCGGCATGGAGCCCGTCACCCGCTTCGAACGCGAACTCGGGCGGCGCCTCGACATCGTGCAGAGCTACCGCGGCTGGAAGGCCGACTTCCCCGCCGCCCTGGAGAAGTCCACCGCCGACGGCGACCGCTACCTCCTGCTGACCTGGGCCGGGGCCGACACCCGCAAGATCGTCCAGGGCGAGTACGACGAGCTGATCCGGCGGCGCGCCCGCGCCGTCAAGCAGCTGGGCCAGCCGATCTTCCTGCGCTGGTCGCGGGACATGGACGCGTCGTCCGCCAAGAAGCGGGTGCACTCCCCGAAGGACTTCGTCGCCGCGTGGAAGCACCTCCGGACGGTCTTCGAACGGGAGCAGGTCCAGAACGTCGCCTGGGTGTGGTGCCCCACCGCCCGCGGGTTCGGCGGCGCCGACGCGGGCGCGTACTACCCCGGCGACGACCACGTCGACTGGATCTGCGCCGACGCGCACCCCGGCGCCGACGTCGACTACCGCGACCTGTCGGAGTCGCTGAAGCCGTTCCTGCAGTGGGCGCGGGAACGCCCCAAGCCCATCATGATCGCCGAGTTCGGCGTTCCGGCGTCCTACGGCGAGCGCCGCGCGGAGTGGCTCCGCGAGGCGTCGAAGACGCTGCAGGACCCGCAGGTCAAGGCCGTCGTCTACTTCGACTCCGACGAGCGGGCCAAGAACGCCCGCGACAAGCGCCGGGCCTTCGCCGTGACCGGCGACAAGCACGCCCTGTCCGCGCTCCGGGAGCTCGCCACCACCCCGTACTTCAACCCCCGCAACCTCCCCGTCACGAGCGGCGGCTGA
- a CDS encoding 4-(cytidine 5'-diphospho)-2-C-methyl-D-erythritol kinase, translating to MTVRVPAKVNLQLGVGPLRDDGYHDLVNVFHAVSLFDEVTAEPAGRLEVRVEAALDARVDVGGVPADDDNLAARAARLVAARLGVEPRVALRIRKAIPVAGGMAGGSADAAAALVACARLWDDPGEPALDRDDLVELGAEIGSDVPFAVLGGTAVGVGRGERLTSALTRGTFHWVFATAGFGLSTPAVYAECDRLRELRGEPAPQPSVSEELMTALATGDAKGLGAALTNDLEEAALSLRPSLGRVLDAGRELGAIGALVSGSGPTCAFLAGTEEDADGLARALDGAGVAAQVHRASGPVPGATVV from the coding sequence GTGACGGTACGAGTCCCGGCCAAGGTCAACCTCCAGCTCGGCGTCGGCCCGCTCCGCGACGACGGCTACCACGACCTCGTCAACGTGTTCCACGCGGTGTCCCTGTTCGACGAGGTCACCGCGGAGCCCGCCGGACGGCTGGAGGTCCGCGTCGAGGCCGCGCTGGACGCGCGGGTGGACGTCGGGGGCGTTCCCGCCGACGACGACAACCTCGCGGCCCGCGCGGCCCGGCTCGTCGCCGCGCGGCTGGGCGTCGAGCCGCGGGTGGCGCTGCGGATCCGCAAGGCCATCCCGGTCGCGGGCGGCATGGCGGGCGGCAGCGCCGACGCCGCCGCCGCGCTCGTCGCGTGCGCGCGGCTGTGGGACGACCCCGGCGAGCCCGCCCTGGACAGGGACGACCTCGTCGAGCTCGGCGCGGAGATCGGCAGCGACGTGCCGTTCGCCGTCCTCGGCGGCACCGCCGTCGGCGTCGGGCGCGGTGAGCGGCTCACCTCCGCGCTCACCCGCGGAACCTTCCACTGGGTGTTCGCGACCGCCGGCTTCGGGCTGTCCACGCCCGCCGTCTACGCCGAGTGCGACCGGCTCCGCGAGCTGCGGGGCGAGCCCGCGCCGCAGCCGAGCGTCTCGGAGGAGCTGATGACGGCGCTCGCCACCGGCGACGCCAAGGGGCTCGGCGCGGCGCTGACCAACGACCTGGAGGAGGCCGCCCTGTCCCTGCGGCCGTCGCTGGGTCGCGTGCTGGACGCGGGCCGCGAGCTCGGCGCGATCGGCGCGCTGGTCTCCGGCTCCGGCCCCACCTGCGCGTTCCTCGCCGGGACCGAGGAGGACGCCGACGGTCTCGCCCGCGCGCTGGACGGCGCCGGCGTCGCCGCGCAGGTGCATCGGGCGTCCGGGCCCGTCCCCGGCGCGACGGTGGTGTGA